Proteins co-encoded in one Prescottella sp. R16 genomic window:
- a CDS encoding NAD(P)/FAD-dependent oxidoreductase, giving the protein MTMQLDSPSAGVVSATETAQRWLSSFADLLRSGSGAEDVLHPDLWWRDLLAFTGDLRSLHGAAQIDALLASAVDQQVRGETLDPASAPAVVPASSGTPTIQLLFRFDTRTGHVRGVARLIFEDGVWRARNVLTALDALAGHEPAIGELRPDGSEPDGDRKEYWSAQRARELDCHDTDPDVLVIGAGHSGLALAARLGVLGVRTVLIDREDRVGDNWRDRYDSLVLHDAVWSNHLPLMPFPSSWPVFTPKDKMGDWLEIYSRAMDLNVWTRSEVVESTFDPGERVWTVVVDRDGTRRTLRPRHVVLATGLSGTEPAVPDLAGAESFAGELLHSSRYRTDPARRGARTVVIGTGNSGHDIAQDLYESGARVTVVQRGPTHVVSGRTLSARGRMRYGENTDTEVADLLDASTARLDPQFTAGLQAGVAALAESDRELLDALADKGFALSDGVDGTGVMMLFLTRNGGYYIDVGAAPLIADGRIGLVSGATIERLDADGLVMSDGTHVPADTIVCATGFRGILDTVRRVLGDTVADVCHPVWDLDDEGELRSVWRRSGHDRFWIHGGNFMLVRNYSKYLALQIKADLAGIALPDVR; this is encoded by the coding sequence ATGACAATGCAATTGGATTCCCCTTCGGCCGGTGTGGTGTCGGCCACCGAGACCGCGCAGCGCTGGCTGTCGAGCTTCGCGGACCTGCTCCGCTCGGGGAGTGGCGCCGAGGACGTCCTGCACCCCGACCTGTGGTGGCGGGACCTGCTCGCGTTCACCGGCGACCTGCGAAGCCTGCACGGCGCCGCGCAGATCGACGCGCTGCTCGCCTCCGCGGTCGATCAGCAGGTCCGCGGTGAGACCCTGGATCCGGCCTCGGCTCCGGCGGTCGTGCCGGCATCGTCGGGTACACCCACGATCCAGCTGCTGTTCCGATTCGACACGCGGACCGGTCACGTGCGTGGTGTCGCTCGGCTGATTTTCGAGGACGGTGTGTGGCGGGCGCGGAACGTGCTGACCGCGCTCGACGCTCTCGCGGGTCACGAACCGGCGATCGGTGAGCTGCGGCCCGACGGCTCGGAGCCGGACGGCGACCGGAAAGAGTACTGGTCGGCGCAGCGGGCCCGTGAACTCGACTGTCACGACACCGATCCCGACGTTCTGGTGATCGGTGCGGGGCACTCGGGGCTGGCGCTCGCCGCTCGACTCGGCGTGCTCGGGGTCCGGACCGTGCTGATCGACCGTGAGGATCGGGTCGGTGACAATTGGCGGGACCGGTACGACTCCCTGGTACTGCACGACGCGGTCTGGTCGAACCATCTGCCGTTGATGCCGTTCCCGTCGTCCTGGCCGGTGTTCACACCGAAGGACAAGATGGGGGACTGGCTCGAAATCTACTCCCGGGCAATGGATCTGAACGTATGGACGCGATCGGAGGTCGTGGAGTCCACGTTCGATCCCGGCGAGCGGGTCTGGACCGTCGTGGTCGACCGTGACGGGACCCGCCGTACGCTGCGCCCACGGCACGTGGTGCTCGCGACCGGACTCAGCGGTACCGAGCCGGCCGTGCCGGACCTCGCCGGCGCCGAGAGCTTCGCCGGCGAACTGCTGCATTCGAGCCGTTACCGGACCGACCCGGCCCGCCGGGGCGCCCGCACCGTCGTGATCGGCACCGGGAACAGTGGTCACGACATCGCACAGGACCTGTACGAGTCCGGTGCCCGGGTCACCGTGGTCCAGCGTGGTCCCACCCATGTGGTGAGTGGACGCACCCTGTCCGCGCGTGGCCGGATGCGTTACGGCGAGAACACGGACACCGAGGTGGCCGACCTGCTCGACGCTTCCACGGCGCGACTCGATCCGCAGTTCACGGCAGGCCTGCAGGCGGGTGTGGCCGCGCTCGCCGAATCCGATCGGGAGCTGCTGGATGCGCTCGCGGACAAGGGATTCGCACTGTCCGACGGTGTGGACGGTACCGGGGTGATGATGCTCTTCCTGACCCGCAACGGCGGCTACTACATCGACGTCGGTGCGGCCCCCCTGATCGCCGACGGCCGGATCGGGCTGGTCTCCGGTGCGACGATCGAACGCCTGGACGCGGACGGTCTGGTCATGTCGGACGGCACACACGTCCCCGCCGACACCATCGTGTGCGCCACCGGCTTCCGCGGCATCCTCGACACGGTGCGGCGTGTTCTCGGCGACACCGTCGCCGACGTCTGTCATCCGGTCTGGGATCTCGACGACGAGGGCGAGCTGCGGTCGGTGTGGCGCCGTTCCGGACACGACCGGTTCTGGATCCACGGCGGGAACTTCATGCTGGTGCGCAACTACAGCAAATACCTTGCGTTGCAGATCAAGGCGGACCTGGCCGGCATCGCCCTGCCCGACGTCCGCTGA
- a CDS encoding GAF domain-containing protein, producing MVEGAQRGYRDVENLEEILADMRGPLVDSVATPARLQELLEAVLVVGAGLELDSVLQRIVQAATTLLDARYGALGVRNPDGGLSEFVYEGITQAERDRMDHLPEGHGLLGLLIEHPRPVRVAHLGRHPASVGFPANHPPMDSFLGMPIIVRGQVFGSIYLTEKRSGPEFTDEDETILDALATSAGVAIDNAHLFEESRTRERWLTALAGFNARLLSGGSIDEALDLLVTRTRDLCGADGAYVMVVDGDEAVVEAAASSSGPHVGSVVDVSDSDLLPVVRGRRPTLLTEQDRVSPFDAAGPVRIAALPLSTTSGVAGLLVVTRTGTCWTPDDLTRLGSMADSAALAVEFADQQHRRRQLDVLADRDRIGRDLHDNVIQQLFATGMSLQSLLLDESCPVPESAAATLRQTVTQLDRTISEIRTTIFDLHTAGEEASTSLRRRLLDAIGDLTTRSTLTPNVQFTGAIDTLVPTRIHPHAEAVLREGLSNALRHAGATTITVVIDADDHLTIRIGDDGIGGVPDSPRRSGLANLARRAEQCGGSFTVLPADGGGTDLTWRVPLG from the coding sequence ATGGTGGAGGGCGCGCAGCGGGGCTACCGGGACGTCGAGAATCTCGAGGAAATCCTCGCGGACATGCGGGGGCCTCTCGTCGACAGTGTCGCGACCCCGGCCCGATTGCAGGAGTTGCTCGAGGCGGTTCTCGTCGTCGGGGCCGGTCTGGAACTCGATTCGGTCCTGCAGCGAATCGTGCAGGCGGCGACGACGCTGCTCGACGCCCGTTACGGTGCGCTCGGGGTGCGCAACCCGGACGGTGGCCTGTCCGAGTTCGTGTACGAGGGCATCACGCAGGCCGAACGCGACCGGATGGATCATCTGCCGGAGGGCCACGGCCTGCTGGGGCTGCTCATCGAGCATCCGCGGCCGGTTCGTGTCGCGCATCTGGGCCGGCATCCGGCGTCGGTGGGGTTCCCGGCGAATCATCCGCCGATGGACAGTTTCCTCGGCATGCCGATCATCGTGCGCGGCCAGGTGTTCGGCAGCATCTATCTCACCGAGAAACGGTCCGGTCCCGAGTTCACCGACGAGGACGAGACGATCCTCGACGCTCTCGCCACCTCCGCCGGTGTCGCGATCGACAACGCGCACCTGTTCGAGGAGTCACGCACCCGGGAACGCTGGCTCACCGCGCTCGCCGGGTTCAACGCCCGGCTGCTGTCCGGCGGGTCGATCGACGAGGCCCTCGACCTGCTGGTGACCCGGACCCGGGACCTGTGCGGTGCGGACGGCGCGTACGTCATGGTCGTCGACGGGGACGAGGCGGTCGTCGAGGCCGCCGCCTCCTCGTCCGGCCCGCACGTCGGCAGCGTCGTCGACGTGTCGGACTCGGATCTGCTGCCGGTGGTGCGGGGACGACGACCCACCCTGCTCACCGAACAGGACCGGGTGTCCCCGTTCGACGCGGCCGGACCCGTCCGGATCGCCGCACTGCCGTTGTCGACGACGTCGGGGGTCGCGGGACTGCTGGTGGTGACGCGCACCGGCACCTGCTGGACACCGGACGATCTCACCCGGCTCGGCTCGATGGCGGATTCGGCGGCCCTCGCGGTGGAGTTCGCCGACCAGCAGCACCGCCGACGCCAACTCGACGTGCTCGCCGACCGGGACCGGATCGGTCGCGACCTGCACGACAACGTCATCCAGCAGTTGTTCGCGACCGGGATGAGCCTGCAGAGCCTGCTGCTCGACGAGTCCTGCCCGGTCCCGGAGTCCGCCGCCGCCACACTCCGGCAGACCGTCACCCAGCTGGATCGGACGATCAGCGAGATCCGCACGACGATCTTCGATCTGCACACGGCGGGCGAGGAGGCGTCGACCAGTCTGCGCCGCCGCCTGCTCGACGCGATCGGCGATCTGACGACCCGCTCGACCCTGACCCCGAACGTGCAGTTCACGGGCGCGATCGACACGCTGGTGCCGACGCGGATCCATCCGCACGCCGAGGCCGTGTTGCGGGAGGGCCTGAGCAATGCGCTGCGGCACGCCGGCGCCACGACGATCACCGTCGTGATCGACGCCGACGACCATCTCACGATCCGTATCGGCGACGACGGCATCGGCGGGGTCCCCGACAGCCCACGCCGCAGCGGACTGGCGAATCTCGCCCGCCGCGCAGAACAGTGCGGTGGCAGCTTCACCGTCCTCCCCGCCGACGGCGGCGGCACGGACCTGACGTGGCGGGTGCCGTTGGGGTGA
- a CDS encoding TetR/AcrR family transcriptional regulator, with protein sequence MKPTAQDLSTTAIHDRILDAAAACLVESGYGTRLHAVIAERAGLSRPTVYKYVGDQAEIVAALFQREVTRFFAHLEPILLAHDRIHDGFVECVVFSVGYARRHRVLQTGLQDEPAVVLPGFTVHARPMIDRGAEFLVPHFERMVAAEPSSTIDPHIASEWAFRLVASLVTTGRRDAGDLADDDAVRAFVSGLLAIGTPQPV encoded by the coding sequence GTGAAGCCGACAGCACAGGATCTCAGCACCACCGCGATCCACGATCGCATTCTCGACGCCGCGGCGGCCTGCCTCGTCGAATCCGGGTACGGGACGCGGCTGCACGCGGTCATCGCCGAACGTGCCGGACTGTCCCGCCCGACCGTCTACAAGTACGTCGGCGACCAGGCGGAGATCGTCGCCGCACTGTTCCAGCGGGAGGTCACCCGGTTCTTCGCGCACCTCGAACCGATCCTCCTCGCCCACGACCGGATCCACGACGGCTTTGTCGAATGCGTCGTGTTCTCGGTCGGGTACGCGCGCCGGCACCGGGTCCTGCAGACCGGACTGCAGGACGAACCGGCCGTCGTACTGCCGGGCTTCACCGTCCATGCGCGGCCGATGATCGACCGCGGCGCCGAATTCCTCGTCCCGCACTTCGAACGGATGGTGGCCGCGGAACCGTCGTCGACGATCGATCCGCACATCGCGAGCGAATGGGCGTTCCGGCTCGTCGCATCACTGGTCACCACCGGCCGCCGCGACGCCGGGGACCTCGCCGACGACGACGCGGTCCGCGCCTTCGTGTCGGGACTGCTGGCGATCGGCACACCGCAGCCGGTGTGA
- a CDS encoding cupin domain-containing protein — translation MDKTSLTALARQQLKLASTSSSGRSSQTVFGGHQRHLRQTVVALAAGNGLAEHDGPGEATILVLSGKLALVCGEDSWKGSTGDLLIVPAARHSVEALEDVAFLLTVAK, via the coding sequence ATGGACAAGACCTCGTTGACTGCGCTGGCCCGTCAACAGCTCAAGCTGGCGTCGACGTCGTCGAGCGGCCGCAGTTCGCAGACCGTCTTCGGTGGCCATCAGCGCCACCTGCGGCAGACCGTCGTGGCGCTGGCGGCCGGGAACGGTCTCGCCGAACACGACGGTCCGGGCGAGGCGACGATCCTGGTTCTGTCCGGGAAGTTGGCGCTGGTGTGCGGTGAGGATTCGTGGAAGGGTTCGACGGGCGACCTGCTGATCGTGCCGGCGGCCCGGCACAGCGTCGAAGCGCTCGAGGACGTCGCGTTCCTGCTCACCGTCGCCAAGTAG
- a CDS encoding dihydrofolate reductase, whose translation MIGLIWAQTLGGVIGRDNAIPWRIPEDMAHFRETTAGRPVVMGRRTWESLPPRFRPLPGRRNIVITRQDGWVADGAETAGGIEPALELAGDTAWVMGGSQIYTAALPFADLLVVTDIDADIDGDAYAPAIDDGWVVGDDGDWHISEPSGLRYRFRTYVRA comes from the coding sequence ATGATCGGCCTGATCTGGGCGCAGACGCTCGGCGGCGTCATCGGCCGCGACAATGCCATTCCGTGGCGGATCCCCGAGGACATGGCCCACTTCCGTGAGACGACCGCCGGACGTCCGGTCGTCATGGGGCGGCGCACATGGGAGTCGCTGCCGCCACGGTTCCGGCCGCTGCCGGGACGCCGCAACATCGTGATCACGAGGCAGGACGGCTGGGTCGCCGACGGCGCCGAGACGGCTGGTGGGATCGAACCGGCTCTCGAACTCGCCGGGGACACCGCCTGGGTCATGGGCGGAAGCCAGATCTACACGGCCGCACTGCCGTTCGCGGATCTTCTGGTCGTCACCGATATCGACGCCGATATCGACGGAGATGCGTACGCGCCGGCGATCGATGACGGCTGGGTGGTCGGCGACGACGGCGACTGGCACATCTCGGAGCCGTCCGGTCTGCGCTACCGGTTCCGGACGTACGTCCGCGCCTGA
- a CDS encoding thymidylate synthase has product MDTGTPKADRTGTGTRSIFGHQMRWDLAEGFPLVTTKKVHLKSIVYELLWFLRGESNVKWLQEHGVTIWDEWADADGELGPVYGVQWRSWPTPSGEHIDQITKVIETLKTDPDSRRIIVSAWNVADLDDMALQPCHAFFQFYVADGKLSCQLYQRSADLFLGVPFNIASYALLTHMVAQQTGLEVGDFVWTGGDCHIYDNHVDQVTEQLSREPLPYPTLKLNKRDSIFDYTFADVEIVDYRHHPAIKAPVAI; this is encoded by the coding sequence ATGGACACCGGAACACCGAAGGCCGACCGCACCGGAACCGGGACGCGCAGCATCTTCGGGCACCAGATGCGCTGGGATCTCGCCGAGGGCTTCCCGCTGGTCACCACCAAGAAGGTGCACCTCAAATCCATCGTCTACGAGCTGCTGTGGTTCCTGCGCGGCGAGTCGAACGTCAAGTGGCTGCAGGAGCACGGCGTCACCATCTGGGACGAGTGGGCGGACGCGGACGGCGAGCTGGGCCCGGTGTACGGGGTGCAGTGGCGGTCGTGGCCGACGCCGTCGGGTGAGCACATCGACCAGATCACCAAGGTGATCGAGACACTGAAGACCGACCCGGACTCGCGTCGGATCATCGTCTCGGCGTGGAACGTGGCCGACCTCGACGACATGGCGTTGCAGCCGTGCCACGCGTTCTTCCAGTTCTACGTCGCGGACGGCAAGCTGTCCTGCCAGCTGTACCAGCGCAGCGCCGACCTGTTCCTGGGGGTGCCGTTCAACATCGCCAGCTATGCGCTGCTCACGCACATGGTGGCGCAGCAGACCGGGCTCGAGGTGGGCGATTTCGTCTGGACCGGCGGCGACTGCCACATCTACGACAACCATGTCGACCAGGTCACCGAGCAGCTCTCGCGGGAGCCGCTCCCCTATCCGACGTTGAAGCTGAACAAGCGCGACTCGATCTTCGACTACACCTTCGCGGACGTCGAGATCGTCGACTACCGGCACCATCCGGCGATCAAGGCACCGGTGGCCATCTGA
- the cobF gene encoding precorrin-6A synthase (deacetylating), whose translation MRELLVIGIGAGDPDQVTIQAVKAMNRADVFFVIGKGDEKQELVDLRTTILTAHMDRDYRIVDIVDPPRDRTPSDYGAVVDDWHDRRAQVFEEKFAAEDGVGAILVWGDPSLYDSTLRIVERVLARGHEAFDYTVIPGVTSIQSLAAQHRIVLNRIGEPVHVTTGRKLRDGLPDGVGTAVVMLDAECSFTHVPGEDAEIWWGAYLGLPDEVLISGRLREVEDEIVRVRTELRERKGWIMDIYLIRR comes from the coding sequence ATGCGTGAGCTTCTTGTGATCGGCATCGGTGCCGGCGACCCCGACCAGGTGACGATCCAGGCCGTCAAGGCGATGAACCGGGCCGACGTGTTCTTCGTCATCGGCAAGGGCGACGAGAAGCAGGAACTCGTCGATCTGCGGACCACGATCCTCACCGCACACATGGACCGCGACTACCGGATCGTCGACATCGTCGACCCGCCCCGGGACCGCACCCCCAGCGACTACGGCGCCGTCGTCGACGACTGGCACGACCGGCGTGCCCAGGTGTTCGAGGAGAAGTTCGCCGCCGAGGACGGGGTCGGCGCGATCCTGGTGTGGGGCGATCCCTCCCTGTACGACAGCACGCTGCGGATCGTCGAACGCGTTCTGGCTCGCGGCCACGAGGCCTTCGACTACACGGTGATCCCCGGCGTCACCAGCATCCAGTCCCTCGCCGCGCAACACCGCATCGTCCTCAACCGGATCGGCGAACCTGTTCACGTCACCACCGGCCGCAAGCTCCGCGACGGTCTGCCCGACGGTGTCGGCACCGCCGTCGTGATGCTCGACGCCGAGTGCAGCTTCACCCACGTGCCCGGCGAGGACGCCGAGATCTGGTGGGGCGCCTACCTGGGCCTGCCGGACGAGGTCCTCATCTCCGGCCGGCTGCGCGAGGTGGAGGACGAGATCGTCCGCGTGCGCACCGAACTGCGCGAACGTAAGGGCTGGATCATGGACATCTATCTGATCCGGCGCTGA
- a CDS encoding Fpg/Nei family DNA glycosylase, which produces MPELPEVEALAQFLRDHAVGAVVGRVDVAALSVLETFDPPISALQGRNVTGARRFGKHLAMDCDGLWLIAHLSRGGWLRWIDNPGPAPPKLGKGPLALRVHFFTPDADTPAFDLTEAGTRKRLAVWVVADPQQVPGIARLGPDALEVTRPQFGEILAGTTARIKAALVNQSLLAGVGNAYSDEILHAARLSPFATTSKLTPDEVDRLYDAMRAELSDAVERSVGQEAARLKGEKRAGMTVHARTGLPCPVCGDTVREVAYAERSFQYCPTCQTGGRVLADRRMSRLLK; this is translated from the coding sequence ATGCCCGAACTGCCCGAGGTGGAGGCCCTGGCACAGTTCCTGCGCGACCACGCGGTCGGCGCGGTGGTGGGACGCGTCGACGTGGCCGCGCTGAGCGTGCTCGAGACGTTCGATCCGCCGATCAGCGCGCTGCAGGGCCGCAACGTCACCGGGGCACGCCGGTTCGGTAAGCATCTCGCGATGGACTGCGACGGGCTGTGGTTGATCGCGCACCTGTCCCGCGGCGGGTGGCTGCGCTGGATCGACAATCCCGGCCCCGCACCGCCCAAACTGGGCAAGGGGCCGCTGGCGTTGCGTGTGCACTTCTTCACCCCGGACGCGGACACGCCCGCGTTCGATCTCACCGAGGCCGGCACCAGGAAACGGCTCGCGGTGTGGGTGGTGGCCGATCCGCAGCAGGTGCCGGGGATTGCGCGGCTCGGGCCGGACGCGCTCGAGGTGACCCGTCCGCAGTTCGGCGAGATCCTCGCCGGCACCACTGCCCGGATCAAGGCCGCGCTCGTGAACCAGTCGCTGCTCGCCGGCGTCGGCAACGCCTACTCCGACGAGATCCTGCACGCCGCCCGCCTGTCACCGTTCGCGACGACGTCCAAGCTGACGCCGGACGAGGTGGACCGACTGTACGACGCGATGCGTGCCGAACTGTCCGACGCCGTCGAACGTTCGGTGGGGCAGGAGGCGGCCCGGCTCAAGGGGGAGAAGCGGGCCGGGATGACGGTGCACGCACGGACCGGGCTGCCGTGCCCGGTGTGCGGGGACACGGTGCGGGAGGTGGCATACGCCGAGCGGTCGTTCCAGTACTGCCCGACCTGTCAGACGGGTGGGAGGGTGCTCGCCGACCGGCGGATGTCACGACTCCTGAAGTGA
- a CDS encoding GtrA family protein, whose translation MSILDLRLGGDGWAAQLTRFALVGGSSNVLYALAFVVLDAYGPFLANAIGVVTSTALANELHRRRTFRAADRVPWFAAQWEGGALALLGLIASSCTLALVRFFFPDASGLLSISLVIAVSAVVGGLRFLALRGWVFGRPRPSLQES comes from the coding sequence ATGTCGATACTCGACCTGCGCCTGGGCGGCGACGGTTGGGCCGCCCAGCTCACCCGGTTCGCCCTCGTCGGCGGGTCGAGCAATGTGCTGTACGCCCTGGCATTCGTCGTGCTCGACGCCTACGGCCCGTTCCTGGCGAACGCGATCGGCGTCGTCACCAGCACCGCCCTCGCCAACGAACTGCACCGCCGGCGCACGTTCCGGGCCGCCGACCGGGTGCCCTGGTTCGCAGCCCAGTGGGAGGGCGGGGCGCTCGCACTGCTCGGCCTGATCGCGTCCTCGTGCACGCTGGCGCTGGTGCGTTTCTTCTTTCCGGACGCGTCCGGGCTCCTGTCGATCTCCCTGGTGATCGCGGTCAGCGCGGTCGTCGGCGGGCTACGGTTCCTGGCCCTGCGCGGCTGGGTGTTCGGGCGGCCGCGGCCGTCACTTCAGGAGTCGTGA
- a CDS encoding carboxylesterase/lipase family protein, whose translation MDSRPEVTCADGVVRGRRIGDLSTWRGIPYAAPPVGPWRLRAPQPVTPWTGVLDAGAFGAAAAQYRTGTVLRPGRSQPMAEDCLTLNVVAPAEPSTAPRPVMVFLHGGAYTMGTTALGLYHGDRLARRGDVIFVSANYRLGTLGFLDFSEFSTPERPFDTNPGLRDQIAALAWVQRNIAAFGGDPGNVTVFGESAGGTSVTTLMTTPASGGLFARAIAESSAPVLVNDADRARRWARSVVDELGATDPASAAAALESATPARLGKAGSRVSARILADTPGLHLFGPVVDGDVVPESPEAAFAAGRAHRVPLIIGTNAHEGTLFPRYLDALPTDAARIDAMFAHTDPAARDRILAAYPGYPAARAAIGLGGDVTFWKPSVDIADAHAAHAPTYCYRFDYAPRLLHWAGLGATHGLEMFAVFGYGESLVGRALTVPGGRRGLRAVTDRVQENWISFARDGVPAPWWPRYDADVRRTLIFDVPTRVERDPGRARRLAWAGYRGYAGVPDGTVTADPLP comes from the coding sequence ATGGATTCACGCCCGGAAGTGACCTGCGCCGACGGCGTCGTCCGCGGTCGCCGTATCGGCGATCTGTCGACCTGGCGCGGAATCCCGTACGCCGCACCGCCCGTCGGGCCGTGGCGGCTACGGGCGCCGCAGCCGGTCACCCCGTGGACAGGGGTGCTCGACGCCGGCGCGTTCGGTGCCGCCGCCGCGCAGTACCGCACCGGGACGGTACTGCGACCGGGCCGGTCCCAGCCGATGGCGGAGGACTGTCTCACCCTCAACGTGGTCGCACCGGCCGAGCCGAGCACCGCGCCCCGCCCTGTCATGGTGTTCCTGCACGGCGGCGCCTACACGATGGGCACCACCGCACTGGGGCTGTACCACGGGGACCGGTTGGCGCGCCGCGGTGACGTGATCTTCGTGTCGGCGAACTACCGTCTCGGCACGCTCGGCTTCCTCGATTTCAGTGAATTCTCCACACCGGAAAGACCTTTCGACACCAATCCGGGCCTGCGTGACCAGATCGCGGCGCTCGCCTGGGTACAGCGCAACATCGCCGCGTTCGGCGGCGACCCCGGCAACGTCACCGTGTTCGGGGAATCCGCGGGCGGCACGTCCGTCACGACTCTGATGACGACCCCGGCCTCCGGCGGCCTGTTCGCGCGGGCGATCGCCGAGAGTTCGGCACCGGTCCTCGTCAACGACGCCGACCGGGCGCGCCGGTGGGCACGCAGCGTGGTCGACGAACTCGGAGCCACCGATCCGGCATCGGCCGCCGCCGCACTCGAGTCCGCGACCCCGGCCCGGCTCGGGAAGGCCGGAAGCCGGGTGAGCGCCCGCATTCTCGCGGACACGCCGGGCCTGCACCTGTTCGGTCCGGTCGTCGACGGCGACGTCGTGCCCGAGTCGCCGGAGGCCGCCTTCGCGGCCGGGCGCGCGCATCGCGTCCCCCTGATCATCGGCACGAACGCCCATGAGGGAACACTGTTCCCCCGCTACCTCGACGCCCTGCCCACCGACGCGGCCCGGATCGACGCCATGTTCGCCCACACCGACCCGGCCGCCCGGGACCGGATCCTCGCCGCGTATCCGGGTTACCCGGCGGCGCGGGCAGCAATCGGCCTGGGCGGCGACGTGACGTTCTGGAAACCGTCGGTCGACATCGCCGATGCGCACGCGGCCCACGCCCCCACCTACTGCTACCGGTTCGACTACGCACCGCGCCTGCTGCACTGGGCCGGCCTCGGCGCCACCCACGGCCTCGAGATGTTCGCGGTGTTCGGGTACGGGGAGTCCCTGGTGGGTCGAGCCCTGACGGTGCCCGGCGGGCGCCGTGGACTGCGTGCGGTCACCGACCGGGTGCAGGAGAACTGGATCTCCTTCGCCCGCGACGGCGTCCCCGCCCCGTGGTGGCCGCGGTACGACGCCGACGTGCGCCGCACCCTGATCTTCGACGTCCCCACCCGGGTCGAGCGGGATCCGGGACGGGCCCGCCGTCTCGCGTGGGCGGGATACCGCGGCTACGCCGGCGTGCCGGACGGAACCGTCACTGCCGACCCGCTGCCCTGA